The following coding sequences lie in one Glycine max cultivar Williams 82 chromosome 19, Glycine_max_v4.0, whole genome shotgun sequence genomic window:
- the LOC100780615 gene encoding chromatin-remodeling ATPase INO80 translates to MDHRPKSKDSLSYSTLFNLEPLMNFQLPKQDDDFDYYGNSSQDESRDSEGGGITNHGNGNVHEKEVNLFKKRRWSLNSDNEEKTSFYGAHMTEERYRSMLGEHIQKYKRRFKGTLSSPAQNQAAAPLVKSNTGLKARKSGNEHRGGGLHVAESTSEWMNDSSSQKPGNYRDADFSPQYGTDRIMYEPASLDIGDGIIYKIPPVYDKLAGALNLPSFSDIHVEDFYLKGTLDLGSLAEMMAADKRFGNRNRAGMGEAIPQFESLQARLKVMSASNSAHKFSLKMSDVDLNSSIPEGAAGSIRRSILSEGGVLQVYYVKVLEKGDTYEIIERSLPKKQKVKKDPALIEKEEMERCGKIWANIVRRDIPKHHRNFTIFHRKQLIDAKRVSETCQREVRMKVSRSLKWTRTVGMRTRKLARDMLLFWKRIDKEMTEVRKREEKEAAEALRREQELREAKRQQQRLNFLIQQTELYSHFMQNKSNLLSSETLPKEDEDADDQDALVDSSDVMPDEEVDPEEAELKKEALKAAQEAVSKQRMLTSAFDTECLRLRQAGETDSLPPDVAGASNIDLQTPSTMPVASTVRTPELFKGVLKEYQLKGLQWLVNCYEQGLNGILADEMGLGKTIQAMAFLAHLAEEKNIWGPFLVVAPASVLNNWNEELERFCPELKRLPYWGGLSERTVLRKSINPKDLYRREAKFHILITSYQLLVSDEKYFRRVKWQYMVLDEAQAIKSATSIRWKTLLSFNCRNRLLLTGTPIQNNMAELWALLHFIMPTLFDSHEQFNEWFSKGIENHAEHGGTLNEHQLNRLHSILKPFMLRRVKKDVISELTTKTEVTVHCKLSSRQQAFYQAIKNKISLAELFDSNRGQLNEKRILNLMNIVIQLRKVCNHPELFERSEGSTYLYFGEIPNSLPPPPFGEMEDVYYSGGHNPISYEIPKLVYQEIIQSSETLSSAVGPVVSRESFHKHFNIFRPENVYRSVFSEDMYSKSGNFGFTHMMDLSPQEVTFLATGSFMERLLFSMMRWEQKFIDEAVDFLTETIDDDPECSYLEKEKVRAVTRMLLVPSRSETLVLQKKLQTGPSHAPFEALVVPHQDRVLSNARLLHSAYTYIPQSRAPPIGAHCSDRNFCYKMIEELHDPWIKRLLVGFARTSDNNGPRKPDSPHHLIQEIDSELPVSQPALELTHSIFGSSPPMRNFDPAKLLTDSGKLQTLDILLKRLRAENHRVLLFAQMTKMLNILEDYMNYRKYRYFRLDGSSTIQDRRDMVRDFQHRSDIFVFLLSTRAGGLGINLTAADTVIFYESDWNPTLDLQAMDRAHRLGQTKDVTVYRLICKETVEEKILLRASQKSTVQNLVMTGGSVGGDLLAPEDVVSLLLDDVQLEQKLKEIPLQVKDKQKKKQPMRGIRVNEDGDASMEDLTSSVAQGTSDNDLSMDPEGSKSSNKKRKAASDKPTSRPKNSQKMSEFSTMPMDGELDDLDPVGQKPKRPKRIKKNVNEKFEDAFTWTASLVPEQSQFPPPRDFSVGGSKAESGQDN, encoded by the exons ATGGATCACAGGCCGAAATCCAAGGACTCACTCTCTTACTCCACTCTCTTCAATCTCGAG CCTTTGAtgaactttcaacttccaaaacAAGATGATGATTTTGATTATTACGGGAATAGTAGTCAGGATGAGAGCAGAGACAGCGAAG GTGGGGGGATTACAAATCACGGTAATGGGAATGTGCATGAAAAGGAAGTGAATTTGTTCAAGAAGAGGAGATGGTCTCTAAACAGTGACAACGAGGAGAAGACCAGTTTTTACGGGGCACACATGACGGAGGAGCGATATCGATCGATGCTGGGAGAGCATATTCAGAAATACAAGAGGAGGTTTAAGGGTACCTTGAGTAGTCCCGCCCAAAATCAGGCTGCTGCTCCACTTGTGAAAAGCAACACGGGACTAAAAGCTCGCAAGTCAGGGAATGAGCACAGGGGAGGAGGATTACATGTGGCGGAGAGTACATCGGAATGGATGAATGATTCCAGTTCTCAGAAACCTGGAAACTACCGCGATGCAGATTTCTCACCACAATATGGCACTGATAG GATTATGTATGAACCTGCATCTTTGGATATTGGGGATGGAATCATTTACAAGATTCCTCCGGTCTATGATAAGTTGGCTGGAGCTCTGAACCTCCCAAGCTTCTCGGATATCCATGTTGAGGATTTTTACTTAAAGGGTACTTTGGATTTGGGCTCCTTAGCTGAAATGATGGCTGCTGATAAAAGATTTGGGAACAGAAACCGAGCAGGCATGGGAGAAGCAATACCACAATTTGAATCACTGCAGGCACGACTGAAGGTCATGTCAGCTTCTAATTCAGCTCATAAATTCAGTCTGAAAATGTCTGATGTTGATTTGAATTCCTCCATTCCGGAGGGGGCAGCGGGAAGTATAAGGCGATCTATTTTGTCTGAGGGTGGAGTATTGCAGGTATATTATGTGAAGGTTTTGGAGAAAGGTGACACCTATGAG ATCATTGAAAGAAGCCTACCTAAGAAGCAAAAGGTGAAGAAAGACCCTGCTTTGATCGAGAAGGAGGAAATGGAAAGATGTGGAAAAATTTGGGCAAATATTGTAAGAAGAGACATACCAAAGCATCATAGGAACTTCACTATTTTTCATCGAAAGCAGCTCATTGATGCCAAGAGGGTCTCAGAGACTTGTCAAAGAGAG GTCAGAATGAAAGTTAGTAGATCCCTTAAATGGACAAGGACTGTCGGTATGCGCACCCGGAAACTAGCTAGAGACATGTTACTGTTCTGGAAACGAATAGACAAGGAGATG ACAGAAGTGAGGAAGAGGGAGGAAAAAGAAGCTGCTGAAGCTTTGAGGCGTGAACAGGAGCTTCGAGAGGCAAAGAGGCAGCAGCAAAGGCTTAATTTTCTTATACAACAAACTGAGCTGTACAGCCACTTTATGCAGAACAAGTCGAACTTACTATCTTCAGAAACTTTACCCAAGGAAGATGAAGATGCAGATGATCAAGATGCACTGGTTGACTCTTCAGATGTGATGCCCGATGAGGAGGTAGATCCTGAAGAGGCTGAATTGAAGAAGGAAGCTTTGAAGGCTGCACAAGAAGCAGTTTCTAAGCAGAGAATGTTGACAAGTGCTTTTGACACTGAATGCTTGAGGCTGCGCCAAGCTGGTGAAACTGATTCACTTCCACCAGATGTTGCTGGAGCGAGTAATATTGATTTGCAAACCCC CTCCACCATGCCAGTGGCATCCACTGTTCGGACACCTGAATTATTTAAAGGGGTTCTTAAAGAATATCAGCTAAAAGGTCTTCAGTGGCTTGTTAATTGTTATGAGCAG GGTTTAAATGGTATTCTAGCTGATGAGATGGGGCTTGGAAAGACCATTCAGGCCATGGCTTTTTTGGCCCATTTAGCTGAG gaaaaaaatatatggggACCTTTTCTGGTTGTTGCACCTGCTTCTGTATTAAATAATTGGAATGAGGAACTTGAGCGCTTCTGCCCTGAACTGAAAAGACTTCCATATTGGGGTGGGCTTTCAGAGAGGACAGTACTTAGGAAAAGTATTAACCCAAAGGATCTTTATCGTag GGAAGCTAAATTTCACATTCTCATCACAAGCTACCAGCTATTAGTATCTGATGAGAAGTATTTTCGTCGCGTGAAATGGCAGTATATGGTTTTAGATGAAGCCCAGGCTATCAAAAGTGCAACCAG tATAAGATGGAAGACACTCCTCAGTTTTAATTGTCGGAATCGCCTACTGCTGACTGGTACACCCATTCAGAATAATATGGCTGAGTTATGGGCTCTTCTTCACTTCATCATGCCAACTTTATTTGACAGCCATGAGCAGTTTAACGAGTGGTTTTCTAAAGG AATTGAGAACCATGCAGAACATGGGGGTACTTTAAATGAGCACCAACTTAATCGATTG CATTCAATTCTAAAGCCTTTCATGCTGCGGCGTGTTAAAAAGGATGTGATTTCTGAGCTTACTACAAAAACTGAGGTTACTGTGCATTGTAAGCTGAGTTCTCGGCAGCAGGCTTTCTATCAAGCAATTAAGAACAAGATATCTCTTGCTGAGTTGTTTGATAGTAATCGTGGGCAGCTCAATGAGAAGAGAATTCTGAATTTAATGAACATTGTTATTCAACTAAGGAAG GTTTGCAACCATCCAGAGTTGTTCGAAAGGAGTGAGGGAAGCACATACCTTTACTTTGGAGAGATTCCAAATTCCCTTCCACCTCCTCCATTTGGGGAGATGGAGGATGTATATTATTCTGGTGGTCACAACCCCATATCATATGAG ATACCAAAACTTGTCTATCAAGAAATTATACAAAGTTCTGAAACTCTCAGCTCAGCTGTTGGTCCTGTTGTCTCCAGAGAATCTTTTcataaacattttaatatttttagaccCGAAAATGTTTATCGGTCTGTCTTCTCAGAAGATATGTACAGTAAAAGTGGAAATTTTGGTTTTACCCATATGATGGATTTGTCTCCACAAGAGGTGACATTTCTGGCTACTGGTTCTTTTATGGAGCGACTACTATTTTCTATGATGAGATGGgaacaaaaattcattgatgaAGCTGTAGACTTTCTAACGGAGACCATAGATGATGATCCGGAATGTAGTTACCTTGAGAAAGAAAAAGTGAGAGCAGTTACACGAATGTTATTGGTGCCATCGAGATCTGAGACCCTggttcttcaaaaaaaattgcaaactgGACCCAGCCATGCTCCTTTTGAGGCCTTGGTCGTCCCCCATCAAGATAGGGTGTTATCAAATGCCAGGCTTCTTCACTCTGCTTACACATATATCCCACAAAGTAGAGCTCCCCCG ATTGGTGCTCACTGCTCAGATAGAAACTTCTGCTATAAAATGATTGAAGAATTACATGATCCCTGGATTAAGAGGTTGCTTGTGGGGTTTGCACGTACATCTGATAATAATGGGCCTAGAAAGCCAGATAGTCCTCATCATTTAATTCAAGAGATAGATTCTGAACTACCTGTTTCTCAGCCTGCTCTTGAGTTAACACACAGTATTTTTGGGTCTTCTCCACCTATGCGGAATTTTGACCCTGCGAAATTGCTCACT GACTCGGGAAAGCTCCAAACACTTGATATATTATTGAAACGCTTACGAGCAGAAAATCATCGTGTTCTCTTGTTTGCTCAGATGACCAAGATGCTGAATATTTTGGAG GACTACATGAACTATAGAAAATATAGGTATTTTAGACTTGATGGATCATCTACTATTCAGGACCGCAGAGACATGGTCAGAGACTTTCAGCATAG gagTGATATTTTTGTGTTCTTACTGAGTACAAGAGCTGGTGGATTGGGTATCAACTTGACAGCTGCTGACACAGTCATATTTTATGAGAGCGATTGGAATCCAACATTGGATCTACAGGCAATGGACAGAGCTCATCGTTTGGGTCAGACAAAAGAT GTTACTGTTTACCGACTTATATGTAAAGAGACAGTTGAAGAGAAGATTCTTCTTAGAGCTAGTCAGAAAAGTACTGTGCAGAACCTTGTCATGACTGGTGGTTCTGTCGGTGGAGATCTTTTAGCTCCTGAGGATGTTGTATCATTGCTTCTAGATGATGTTCAATTGGAACAGAAATTAAAGGAAATCCCTCTTCAG GTAAAGgataagcaaaagaaaaaacaacctATGAGGGGTATTCGGGTAAATGAAGACGGTGATGCATCGATGGAAGATCTAACAAGCTCTGTAGCCCAGGGTACATCAGATAATGATCTTTCCATGGATCCAGAGGGTTCAAAGTCTAGTAATAAAAAG AGAAAAGCTGCCTCAGATAAGCCAACTTCAAGGCCAAAGAACTCTCAAAAGATGAGTGAATTTAGTACTATGCCTATGGACGGTGAACTGGATGATCTTGATCCAGTGGGTCAGAAACCCAAGAGACCCAAGAGGATAAAGAAGAATGTGAATGAAAAGTTTGAAGATGCTTTTACTTGGACTGCTAGCTTGGTCCCAGAGCAGTCCCAGTTTCCACCTCCACGAGATTTTAGTGTCGGGGGTTCTAAAGCAGAATCAGGCCAAGACAACTGA
- the LOC100781864 gene encoding alpha carbonic anhydrase 4 codes for MTLPTNLNFFYVFLPMLILYSSSFLASASDSKAEDEKFTYAIGSSTGPENWWHVNQKWKTCGDGKLQSPIDLLDQRVQELPQLGKLKKAYKSAPAVLKNSGHDIVLEWKGDAGHLNINETYYNLIQCHWHTPSEHTLNGTKFDLELHAVHKSSKGEFAVIGILYKIGSPDPFFSKLLNDIKSSVDKDIDVGVINPREIKFKSRPYYRYVGSLTTPPCTEGVVWTIVKKVRTVSSEQLSALKGAVHHGYEENARPTQELGGRQVWLYGPMENEKPT; via the exons ATGACCCTCCCCACCAATCTCAACTTCTTCTATGTGTTCCTCCCAATGCTCATTCTCTATTCCTCTTCCTTCCTTGCATCAGCTTCTGATTCTAAAGCTG AAGATGAAAAATTTACCTACGCTATAGGAAGTAGCACAGGACCAGAGAATTGGTGGCATGTCAACCAAAAATGGAAAACATGTGGGGATGGAAAACTACAATCTCCCATTGATCTGCTTGACCAAAGGGTTCAAGAGCTTCCTCAATTGGGTAAACTTAAGAAAGCTTACAAATCAGCTCCTGCTGTCCTAAAGAATAGTGGTCATGACATCGTG CTGGAATGGAAAGGAGATGCAGGCCATCTTAACATAAATGAAACTTACTACAATCTGATTCAATGTCATTGGCATACACCTTCAGAGCACACGTTGAATGGAACAAA GTTTGACTTGGAACTGCATGCAGTCCATAAATCCTCTAAGGGAGAGTTTGCTGTTATTGGAATATTGTATAAAATTGGTTCTCCAGATCCCTTTTTTTCAAAG CTGCTCAATGACATAAAATCAAGTGTGGACAAGGATATAGATGTAGGAGTAATCAACCCAAGAGAGATCAAGTTTAAAAGCAGACCGTACTACAGATATGTTGGTTCTCTTACAACTCCACCATGCACTGAAGGTGTTGTTTGGACAATTGTGAAGAAG GTCAGGACAGTCTCAAGCGAGCAATTAAGTGCCTTGAAAGGAGCTGTTCATCAT GGATatgaggaaaatgcaaggccaACGCAGGAACTTGGTGGAAGACAAGTTTGGTTATATGGACCTATGGAGAATGAAAAGCCTacttaa